From Microcebus murinus isolate Inina chromosome 13, M.murinus_Inina_mat1.0, whole genome shotgun sequence, the proteins below share one genomic window:
- the LOC105865725 gene encoding olfactory receptor 2T29: MDNSTWMTNHTGGSYFTLMGLFSQSKHPAAVCVVIFIVFLMALSGNAVLILLIHSDTHLHTPMYFFISQLSLMDMVYISTTVPKMLMDQVTGVNKISAPECGMQMFLYLTLVGSEFFLLAAMAYDRYMAICHPLRYPVLMNHRVCIFLASGCWFLGSVDGFMLTPITMTFPYCRSREIHHFFCEVPAVTMLSCSDTSLYEMLMYLCCVLMLLIPVTVISSSYLFILLTIHRMRSAEGQKKAFATCSSHMTVVILFYGAAFYTYMLPSSYHTPEKDMIVSVFYTILTPVLNPLIYSFRNKDVMGSLKKMLNVGPIFQETVK; this comes from the coding sequence ATGGACAATAGCACTTGGATGACCAACCACACTGGAGGATCATATTTTACCCTGATGGGACTCTTCAGTCAATCCAAACATCCAGCTGCAGTTTGTGTggtcatttttatagttttcctgaTGGCCTTGTCTGGAAATGCTGTCCTGATACTTCTAATACACTCTGACACCCACCTCCATACCCCCATGTACTTTTTCATTAGTCAGCTCTCTCTCATGGACATGGTGTACATTTCTACCACTGTGCCCAAGATGCTCATGGACCAGGTCACAGGTGTGAATAAGATCTCAGCCCCTGAATGTGGGATGCAGATGTTCCTTTATTTGACACTAGTAGGTTCCGAATTTTTTCTTCTAGCCgccatggcctatgaccgctacaTGGCCATCTGCCATCCACTTCGTTACCCTGTCCTAATGAACCACAGAGTGTGTATTTTCCTGGCATCTGGCTGCTGGTTCCTGGGATCAGTAGATGGCTTCATGCTCACTCCAATCACCATGACCTTCCCCTACTGCAGGTCGCGGGAGATTCACCATTTCTTCTGTGAAGTCCCTGCTGTAACGATGCTTTCTTGCTCAGACACGTCACTCTATGAAATGCTTATGTACCTGTGCTGTGTCCTCATGCTCCTCATTCCTGTGACAGTCATTTCAAGCtcctatttattcattctcctcACCATCCACAGGATGCGCTCAGCAGAGGGCCAAAAGAAGGCCTTtgccacctgctcctcccacatGACTGTGGTTATCCTCTTCTACGGGGCTGCCTTCTACACCTATATGCTCCCCAGCTCCTACCACACTCCTGAGAAAGACATGATAGTGTCTGTCTTTTATACCATCCTAACTCCTGTGCTAAACCCTTTAATCTATAGTTTCAGGAATAAGGATGTCATGGGGTCTCTGAAGAAAATGTTGAATGTGGGACCTATCTTTCAAGAAACTGTAAAGTAG